The Streptomyces sp. NBC_00454 DNA segment GTGAGCCCGAATCAGCTCGCCTGGATGGACCGCGGACTGGCGGCCATGGCCGGCACCGGCCTGCGGGAATCCGAGAAGCTCTCGACGATCATCCTGATCGGCGGCCTCGTGCGGAACGAGGCGACCATGGCCGCGGACATGATGGAAGCCATCGTGAAGTCCGGCGTCTCACCGGACCAGGTCGTCGGCCAGTACGTACGCATGCTGCGGCTGCTCACCGGCCCGGACACCCATCCGGCGGTGACCCGGCTACTGGAATCCGACGCGTTCACCGGCTCCGACGAGCCGGACTTCCAGTTCCGCTTCGCGCTGGGCCGCCTGTTGGACGGCCTGGCGGAGCTGATCAGCGAGCGGTCCACTCCGTAAGGGCGGCCCAGGCGGCGGGGGTCAGGTCGAGTACGGGGCCGTCGGTGACCTTGGAGTCGCGGACGTGGACGGTCCCTGAGCAGGTGGCTACCTCTACGCAGGCATCCCCGTCGTCACCGCTGTAGCTGGACTTGAACCACTTCGGTGCGGTCGTGGCACTCATGTCTCTCCTAGCAGGCGGCTCAACAGG contains these protein-coding regions:
- a CDS encoding DUF397 domain-containing protein, encoding MSATTAPKWFKSSYSGDDGDACVEVATCSGTVHVRDSKVTDGPVLDLTPAAWAALTEWTAR